The following proteins come from a genomic window of Dysidea avara chromosome 12, odDysAvar1.4, whole genome shotgun sequence:
- the LOC136241361 gene encoding centrosomal protein of 295 kDa-like — translation MSSLVQWKLSPNEEAERIRKEKESRRITRLLQVREQQKLFAKKLRNDVKRRKEEEKRLLENHLTAQHRAFCEDELDKLQDKCQKQLKMVGSGHVCAQDQNLSNKVSAKMKTLAAHQQRLTSEQRYREAMEELNINQAMETQVRNKPIIDRKKAIEVERSRAQKIAALPTPQPYDLVMDIHPHKGRRVTLQGVEGYASSYYHIPSSEIVQRTSPDDEQLDAHQSAAEEAVRRNVLQQVTTRQTTEHNEKARLRHKHAMARVKLERDQEKMVKELEQLMRQDRTQRRQQLSTMPPNLFQTVHRRREIGSEQQRDMEQAFEDLFVRCQGSGRGLDGIGREIPQRRAPTSAPQKVTNDSIQSATSSECPELSVEQMTSTTTTTNTADNSSSVSHHLPPDSSSTSSNVTSVVNDSTATAASNTSTASLKRLMEMVQLQRQAWEQQQQEAPPIVSSNSTSSKDTTTASDPASLSVATASSSWDTSNSVQNNKSVTTQDSSSTIRTTSPVHIPTVNNTSSTSDSTLLTETSHSTTDGHLEAANSSPSHQAHVSHPSSHETLASNHQVHISSPSHQVHMSSPSHQVHMSSPSHQVHMSIPTHQVHASHPTHETLASSHSHRVHTSNSSSSSSSEQPTPTDLVEVISSTNSFTSTEESSSSDEGHSDGEQPFSWENLSEVEDESAAAMTEPQQCDYDPVQFSVPISSHRHMSPPSLQDAFRQHKANFISSSQSRLQLIKEKRNEQAAASSAIKQLATPTKPSSTSRVVQFSSPLFTLQDTGEFTPPTIHRANSKVNRFSKFLSYGKIPAKQMKSRTQRLYNALPEVQQKKEAELRQQRNATNRERAHQFHQKLRQNQTRRKQGKL, via the exons ATGTCTAGTTTAGTACAATGGAAACTAAGTCCCAACGAAGAA GCGGAAAGAATACGGAAAGAGAAAGAAAGTAGAAGGATAACGCGCTTACTGCAGGTACGAGAGCAACAAAAACTATTTGCCAAGAAGCTCAGGAATGATGTTAAGAGAAGGAAAGAGGAAGAAAAGCGTTTGTTGGAAAATCACCTCACT GCTCAACACAGAGCATTTTGTGAAGATGAATTGGACAAGCTGCAGGATAAGTGTCAGAAGCAGTTGAAGATGGTTGGCAGTGGACACGTGTGTGCACAGGATCAAAACTTG AGCAACAAAGTATCTGCCAAGATGAAGACACTTGCAGCTCATCAGCAAAG GTTGACCTCAGAACAAAGATATCGAGAGGCCATGGAAGAG CTTAATATTAATCAAGCTATGGAGACACAAGTTCGGAACAAGCCAATTATAGACAGGAAGAAGGCAATAGAAGTAGAGAGGAGCAGAGCTCAGAAGATAGCTGCCCTACCTACCCCACAACCGTATGACCTAGTTATG GATATTCATCCACACAAAG GTAGACGGGTCACTCTACAGGGAGTGGAGGGCTATGCTTCATCTTATTATCACATTCCATCTTCAGAAATTGTACAACGAACCTCTCCTGATGATGAACAG CTGGATGCTCACCAATCTGCAGCAGAAGAAGCTGTTAGGAGGAATGTTCTGCAACAG GTGACCACACGACAGACTACTGAACACAATGAGAAGGCAAGGTTGAGACACAAACATGCGATGGCAAGAGTGAAGCTAGAGAGG GACCAAGAGAAGATGGTGAAGGAACTGGAGCAACTAATGAGGCAGGATAGAACCCAACGACGTCAACAACTTTCAACCATGCCG CCCAACCTGTTCCAGACAGTTCATCGCAGGAGGGAGATAGGCAGTGAACAGCAAAGAGACATGGAGCAAGCATTTGAAGATCTGTTTGTACGCTGTCAAG GATCTGGAAGAGGTCTGGATGGTATTGGGAGGGAGATCCCCCAGAGGAGAGCCCCTACTAGTGCACCACAGAAAGTCACCAATGACAGTATCCAATCTGCCACATCATCAGAATGTCCAGAACTGAGTGTGGAACAGATGACTAGTACTACCACCACTACCAACACGGCGGATAATTCATCTTCAGTTAGTCATCATCTGCCACCAGATAGCAGCTCTACATCATCTAATGTCACTAGTGTAGTCAATGactctactgctactgctgcttCTAACACAT ctacagctagtcTGAAGAGACTGATGGAGATGGTACAGTTACAACGTCAAGCTTGGGAGCAGCAACAACAAGAAGCTCCTCCAATAGTCTCCTCTAATAGCACCAGCAGTAAGGACACCACTACTGCCTCAGACCCAGCTAGCTTATCAGTGGCCACTGCATCTAGCAG TTGGGATACTAGTAATTCAGTACAGAACAACAAATCAGTTACTACACAAGATAGTTCATCCACTATAAG GACCACTTCACCTGTACATATTCCTACTGTGAACAATACATCATCTACAAGTGATAGTACTCTATTAACTGAAACATCTCATTCAACTACTGATGGACATTTGGAAGCAGCTAATAGCAGCCCCTCCCACCAGGCACATGTAAGCCATCCTTCTAGTCATGAAACACTTGCAAGCAACCACCAAGTGCACATAAGTAGTCCCTCCCATCAAGTGCACATGAGTAGCCCCTCCCATCAAGTGCACATGAGTAGCCCCTCCCATCAAGTGCACATGAGCATCCCCACCCACCAGGTGCATGCAAGTCACCCTACTCATGAAACACTTGCAAGCAGCCACTCCCACCGAGTACACACAAGTAATTCCAGCAGCAGTAGTAGCAGTGAACAGCCCACACCCACTGACTTGGTAGAAGTTATTTCATCCACAAACTCGTTCACTAGTACTGAGGAGAGTAGCTCAAGTGATGAGGGGCATAGTGATGGGGAGCAGCCATTCAGTTGGGAAAACTTGTCTGAAGTAGAAGATGAGTCAGCAGCAGCCATGACAGAGCCACAACAGTGTGACTATGATCCTGTACAGTTTTCAGTCCCTATTAGTAGTCACCGCCACATGTCACCACCTAGTTTACAAGATGCCTTCAGACAGCACAAAGCTAATTTCATCTCTAGTTCACAGTCACGACTTCAACTGATCAAGGAGAAGAGAAATGAACAAGCAGCGGCATCATCTGCAATAAAACAACTCGCTACACCAACTAAACCATCATCTACTTCACGAGTGGTACAATTCTCTAGTCCATTGTTCACACTACAAGATACAGGAGAGTTCACTCCACCTACAATACATCGTGCTAATAGTAAAG TCAACAGATTCTCCAAGTTCCTATCTTACGGTAAAATACCAGCTAAACAAATGAAGAGCAGAACACAACG ACTATACAATGCACTACCAGAAGTACAGCAGAAGAAAGAGGCAGAACTGAGGCAGCAGAGAAATGCAACCAATCGGGAGAGAGCACATCAATTCCACCAG AAACTACGACAAAACCAGACTAGAAGAAAACAGGGCAAATTGTAA